Proteins encoded by one window of Molothrus aeneus isolate 106 chromosome 16, BPBGC_Maene_1.0, whole genome shotgun sequence:
- the AMZ1 gene encoding archaemetzincin-1, giving the protein MLQCKHAQEFSFGPRALKDALISTDPALQELYAKAFSRAEKLFLSEAYNPQRTLFCTLLIRTAFDWLLSHPDAPEDFETFYHAMLRRKQNFCRKHIYLQPIDLIEGPAGLSLLDSLQSCVESFFLGLRVKCLPSIPVSSIHCCFRHSQDSDRVQLHADGILNFLKNNKPMDALCVLGLTLLDLYPCETWSFTFSKFLPGQEVGVCSFARFSGDFPQAGCSSLNPPTQKEELCEVSKEGGERSLQFSAQEMVQCCKVTCHEICHLMGLGTCRWLQCIMQGALSLEEVLLRPLEPCPICLRKLQHVVGFKLIERYRKLYAWTQTVLSTWPRQESAELSASEDILPFSSDSGMCCENDSEAVTSLSEPLTPDTCSQGLSLGPELEQDEQPSSLQEGQGQPRPPGHSKATDTIKDYELWLEMCIAALERNVSEEELAQVDRSVDALAKWEMFTGQLPAMRKDLPFARDSTGLRKVLGDKFSSLRRKLSSRKLSKGESSPHRWRWEDN; this is encoded by the exons ATGCTGCAGTGCAAACACGCGCAGGAGTTCAGCTTCGGGCCCCGCGCTCTGAAGGACGCGCTCATCTCCACGGACCCCGCGCTGCAGGAGCTCTACGCCAAGGCCTTCTCCAGGGCCGAGAAGCTGTTCCTGTCCGAGGCCTACAACCCCCAGCGCACGCTGTTCTGCACGCTGCTCATCCGCACGGCCTTCGACTGGCTGCTCAGCCACCCCGATGCCCCCGAGGACTTTGAGACCTTCTACCACGCcatgctgaggaggaaacagAACTTCTGTCGAAAGCACATTTACCTGCAGCCTATAG ATTTGATCGAAGGCCCCGCTGGGCTCTCGCTGCTGgattccctgcagagctgtgtggagTCTTTCTTCCTGGGCCTGCGTGTGAAGTgccttccctccatcccagtCTCCTCCATCCACTGCTGCTTCCGCCACAGCCAGGACTCGGACAGGGTGCAGCTTCACGCAG ATGGGATCCTGAATTTCCTGAAGAACAACAAACCCATGGATGCCCTGTGTGTCCTTGGACTTACCCTGCTGGACCTTTACCCATGTGAGACCTGGAGCTTCACATTCAGCAAATTCCTGCCAGGACAAG AAGTGGGAGTCTGCAGCTTTGCCAGGTTTTCTGGGGATTTCCCCCAGGCTGGTTGTAGCAGCCTGAACCCACCCACACAGAAGGAAGAGCTCTGTGAAGTCAGCAAGGAGGGTGGAGAGCGGAGCTTGCAGTTCAGTGCCCAGGAGATGGTCCAGTGCTGTAAG GTGACCTGCCATGAGATCTGCCACCTGATGGGGCTGGGGACGTGTCGCTGGCTGCAGTGCATCAtgcagggagccctgagcctggaggaggtgctgctgcgGCCGCTGGAGCCCTGCCCCATCTGCCTGCGCAAGCTGCAGCACGTGGTGGGCTTCAAACTCATCGAGCGCTACAGG AAGCTCTATGCTTGGACACAGACCGTGCTGTCCACGTGGCCAAGGCAGGAGTCAGCAGAGCTCTCTGCCTCTGAGGACATCCTCCCGTTCAGCTCCGACTCCGGGATGTGCTGCGAGAACGACTCCGAGGCCGTGACCTCCCTGTCCGAGCCCCTGACCCCCgacacctgcagccagggcctgtccctggggccagagctggagcaggacgagcagcccagctccctgcaggaggggcagggccagccccggccccctgggcacagcaaggCCACGGACACCATCAAGGATTACGAGCTGTGGCTGGAGATGTGCATCGCTGCCCTGGAGAGGAACGTCTCTGAGGAGGAACTGGCTCAAGTGGACAGGAGTGTGGACGCCCTGGCTAAGTGGGAAATGTTTACAGGCCAGCTGCCTGCTATGAGGAAGGACCTGCCCTTTGCTAGGGACAGCACTGGGCTACGCAAAGTTCTTGGAGACAAATTTTCCTCCTTGCGGAGGAAGCTGAGTTCCAGAAAACTTTCCAAAGGGGAATCGTCCCCTCATCGCTGGCGCTGGGAGGACAACTag